The following coding sequences lie in one Mycobacterium sp. DL440 genomic window:
- a CDS encoding WXG100 family type VII secretion target, whose protein sequence is MADLRVTPEVLLQVSTEFGTAEQRLRDGLGVLDSEVSQMLGSSWIGGAASAYDAVWREWHEGSSKVLRGLTAMSNLLSSAAARYTGTDGDGGAAIAGSGM, encoded by the coding sequence ATGGCTGATCTGAGGGTGACACCGGAGGTGTTGCTTCAGGTATCGACGGAATTCGGGACTGCAGAACAGCGGCTACGTGACGGCCTCGGCGTGCTGGATAGCGAGGTCTCCCAGATGCTGGGGTCGAGCTGGATCGGGGGTGCGGCATCGGCATACGACGCAGTGTGGCGCGAGTGGCATGAGGGCTCGTCGAAGGTGCTGCGGGGCCTGACGGCCATGTCGAACTTGTTGAGCTCAGCCGCCGCGCGGTATACGGGCACGGATGGAGACGGCGGGGCAGCCATCGCAGGATCGGGGATGTGA
- a CDS encoding WXG100 family type VII secretion target encodes MDAFKVDPAMLLAAADRMSQFEQHMEQTLAQLAAVEHQLGTSWDGEGGQAQAAAQQQWTEGVAEMRQALADLRLVAEGAHENYHSAAQLNLRNWG; translated from the coding sequence ATGGACGCATTCAAGGTAGATCCGGCGATGTTGTTGGCGGCTGCCGACCGGATGTCGCAATTCGAGCAGCACATGGAGCAGACGCTGGCGCAATTGGCGGCAGTCGAGCATCAACTGGGCACGTCCTGGGACGGCGAGGGCGGGCAGGCGCAAGCCGCTGCCCAGCAGCAGTGGACCGAGGGCGTGGCCGAGATGCGACAGGCACTGGCCGATTTGCGGTTGGTCGCCGAGGGCGCACACGAGAACTATCACAGTGCAGCGCAATTGAACTTGCGTAACTGGGGCTAG
- a CDS encoding serine/threonine-protein kinase, translating to MVENYPRVGARFGKYELTALLGRGGMGEVYEAVDTDKGRAVALKILRAEFAHDEQFRTRFLRESQAAAGLEEPHVVPIHDWGEIDGNLYIDMRLVRGETLHDLINTGPLEPRRAVAIVEQIAAALDAAHTRGLIHRDVKPQNIIVTSADFAYLLDFGIAQAQGDSSLTQADVRIGSFSYMAPERFGEAPCTPAADTYALACVLYEALTADAPFPAHSHEHLIAAHISSPPPRPSTAQSGIPTSLDTVIARGMAKEPDDRYGSAGALGRAAQRALHTTDERIAASAETMMAPYVSPPALGAPPVVAHFASSTVDPGPPPRQSMVPLAAVGLVCALLLGAVGLVIGLLLSKNSGQTDTSTPAQTSALAPPPSVTVAGPTVYKTAPAPTTPPAPSYTPTAARNPEASSSSQLRQIALGDHTVVSTQGSDRWVPQLSSKRPGVVDQGVVWDNALTLEEHLRLRQEYGAKLLWSGDWSTFDAPNFWVTIAPITYPNASGALAWCSDHGFDRNHCYAKLISTTHAVSGSTAFN from the coding sequence ATGGTCGAGAACTACCCGCGCGTGGGCGCCCGGTTCGGCAAGTACGAGCTGACCGCGCTGCTCGGCCGTGGCGGCATGGGCGAGGTGTACGAGGCTGTCGACACCGACAAGGGCCGGGCCGTCGCGCTAAAGATCCTCCGCGCGGAGTTTGCGCACGACGAGCAGTTCCGGACCCGATTTCTCCGCGAGTCGCAGGCGGCGGCAGGTCTGGAGGAGCCTCACGTCGTGCCGATCCACGACTGGGGCGAGATCGACGGCAACCTCTACATCGACATGCGGCTGGTCCGCGGCGAGACCCTGCACGACCTCATCAACACCGGCCCGCTCGAGCCGCGCCGCGCGGTAGCCATCGTCGAGCAGATCGCCGCAGCCTTGGACGCCGCTCACACTCGCGGGCTGATCCACCGAGACGTCAAGCCGCAGAACATCATCGTCACCTCCGCGGACTTCGCCTACCTGCTGGACTTCGGTATTGCTCAGGCCCAAGGCGATTCGTCCCTCACCCAAGCCGACGTGCGGATCGGCTCGTTCAGCTACATGGCCCCGGAACGGTTCGGCGAGGCGCCGTGCACGCCCGCCGCCGACACCTACGCGCTGGCCTGCGTGCTCTACGAGGCGCTGACCGCCGACGCTCCCTTCCCCGCCCACAGCCACGAACACCTGATCGCCGCACACATCTCCAGCCCGCCACCGCGACCCAGTACCGCCCAGTCGGGAATCCCCACGTCCCTGGATACCGTCATCGCGCGCGGCATGGCCAAGGAGCCCGACGACCGCTACGGCAGCGCCGGCGCATTGGGCCGCGCCGCGCAACGCGCGCTGCACACCACGGACGAGCGGATCGCGGCCAGCGCCGAAACCATGATGGCGCCCTATGTTTCACCGCCCGCGCTCGGCGCACCACCGGTCGTCGCGCACTTCGCGTCCAGCACCGTCGATCCAGGCCCGCCGCCGCGGCAATCGATGGTGCCGCTGGCGGCGGTCGGGCTGGTGTGTGCGTTGCTGCTGGGCGCGGTGGGTCTGGTCATCGGTCTGCTGCTGTCGAAAAACTCTGGGCAGACTGATACTTCGACGCCAGCGCAGACATCGGCGCTCGCTCCGCCGCCGAGCGTGACCGTCGCCGGGCCGACCGTATACAAGACGGCGCCGGCCCCGACGACGCCTCCCGCTCCGTCGTACACCCCGACTGCGGCCCGCAACCCCGAAGCGTCGAGTTCCTCGCAGCTACGCCAGATCGCTCTGGGCGACCACACCGTCGTGAGTACCCAGGGATCCGACCGGTGGGTGCCGCAATTGAGTTCCAAGCGACCGGGAGTCGTCGACCAGGGCGTCGTCTGGGACAACGCGTTGACGTTGGAGGAGCACCTGCGACTGCGCCAGGAGTACGGCGCCAAACTGCTGTGGTCGGGTGACTGGTCGACGTTCGACGCACCGAACTTCTGGGTCACCATCGCGCCGATCACCTATCCCAATGCGAGCGGCGCCTTGGCCTGGTGCAGCGACCACGGCTTCGATCGGAATCACTGCTACGCCAAGCTCATCAGCACGACGCACGCCGTGTCCGGCAGCACGGCGTTCAACTGA